A stretch of the Xiphophorus couchianus chromosome 15, X_couchianus-1.0, whole genome shotgun sequence genome encodes the following:
- the LOC114159150 gene encoding melanocortin-2 receptor accessory protein 2A, producing the protein MSDFHNRSQVSARRSDYVWQYEYYDDEEPLSFEGLKAHRYSIVIGFWVGLAVFVIFMFFVLTLLTKTGAPHQENPELGEKRHQPEGCLVDINGHQDDNDKAFSRPLLEGSRSYFNFYISEEDQAHEKQKPGDKRSSAKDKAGRLQRSGELDEMDEDIEESGGHQPLNELIEKSKSDRECAFLSHFNIPNFVNLDHGSTLGEEDLLYEPSVILERQSQAHNGHCYTH; encoded by the exons ATGTCCGACTTCCACAACCGAAGCCAAGTCAGCGCACGACGCAGTGACTACGTCTGGCAGTATGAGTATTACGACGACGAGGAGCCTCTCTCTTTTGAGGGACTTAAAGCGCACAGAT ACTCCATTGTCATAGGTTTCTGGGTGGGACTGGCAGTTTTCGTCATTTTCATGTTCTTCGTTCTCACGCTGCTCACAAAGACTGGAGCACCACATCAGGA AAACCCAGAGTTGGGGGAGAAACGGCACCAACCAGAAGGCTGTCTGGTAGACATCAATGGCCACCAGGACGATAACGACAAAGCTTTCTCCCGCCCGCTGTTAGAAGGCTCCCGTTCGTACTTTAATTTCTACATCAGTGAGGAAGATCAGGCCCATGAGAAACAGAAACCGGGAGACAAAAGGAGTTCTGCAAAAGACAAAGCTGGAAGACTACAGCGCTCTGGTGAACTAGATGAGATGGACGAGGACATTGAGGAAAGCGGGGGGCACCAACCTCTCAATGAACTCATTGAGAAAAGTAAGTCAGACAGAGAGTGTGCTTTCCTGTCTCACTTCAACATCCCAAACTTTGTGAACTTGGATCATGGCTCCACACTGGGAGAGGAGGATCTGCTATATGAGCCGTCCGTCATCCTGGAGCGTCAGTCTCAAGCTCACAATGGTCACTGTTACACCCACTAA
- the ripply2 gene encoding protein ripply2, with product METLGDASKFNLARGSLQALINTSFLPRDSLPRGIFLGPDQRKENMENSGASSGLTSVRGGDNPTQQSNLWRPWNKTESQPAQFTTRFVHGEISSAQPKIQQVIHPVKLFWPKSKCFDYLYRDAETLLRNYPIQATICPYENSSSDEEGEDEDEDEMEGKEHN from the exons ATGGAGACACTTGGGGACGCGTCAAAGTTCAATTTGGCACGGGGCTCCCTGCAGGCCCTGATAAATACCAGTTTCCTGCCTCGAGACTCACTTCCGCGGGGGATTTTCCTCGGACCAGATCAACGCAAGGAGAACATGGAGAATAGCGGCGCCAGTAGTGGATTGACGTCAGTTCGCGGTGGAGACAATCCAACACAGcagagcaacttgtggagacCGTGGAACAAAACTGAGAGCCAACCTGCCCAATTTACG ACTCGCTTTGTGCATGGAGAGATTTCCAGCGCACAGCCCAAGATTCAACAAGTCATCCATCCAGTCAA ATTGTTCTGGCCAAAGTCGAAATGTTTTGACTATCTGTACCGGGATGCCGAAACGCTCTTGAGGAACTATCCAATCCAAGCGACCATCTGCCCATATGAAAACTCCAGCAGTGATGAAGAAGGcgaggatgaagatgaagatgagatGGAGGGAAAGGAGCATAATTAA